One Clostridium novyi NT genomic window carries:
- a CDS encoding zinc ribbon domain-containing protein — translation MFCHKCGTENDNSSVYCSKCGKKLKKQDSKNKNKILVLFKKVISKLDKVVESLLKDKKKLCISLGVMIAIIILNICICVHINNKDINAFKKAFNAEKYEDAKQVYSNVINNNDKNKQDKFDKKIGKYLTNKISHLQNDFINDKNRSDCNKELDVLDQMYYYKFNFEQINKSKEKIKKYSDSRKAFKNGIKLEKNKNYFYALEQFNNVIKDDTNYSEAQNHMKDILLKAKEDMLKKSEEYLLSKVNKCKDKVSEDVTYMPKPYGELIDIGEGSVIFYPYLRGEVGIDVLKLIAGFNRSEWVFTKNIKCNADGEIFDLKFDYFDRKSNVGFGTGIYEWIEIPVLEDTILSDYNTNLNMIDNLKKLGKAKKALIRFEGDTQFLDYELTSNQKNTLLEVIELHEICKG, via the coding sequence ATGTTTTGTCATAAATGTGGTACTGAAAATGATAATTCTAGTGTTTATTGCTCTAAGTGTGGTAAAAAGTTAAAAAAACAAGATTCAAAAAATAAAAATAAAATTTTAGTATTATTTAAAAAAGTAATTAGTAAGTTAGATAAAGTAGTTGAAAGTTTATTAAAAGACAAAAAGAAACTATGTATATCTTTAGGGGTTATGATAGCAATTATAATTCTTAACATATGTATATGTGTTCATATAAATAATAAAGATATAAATGCATTTAAAAAGGCATTTAATGCTGAAAAATATGAGGATGCAAAACAAGTATATTCTAATGTTATAAATAATAATGATAAGAATAAACAAGATAAATTTGATAAAAAAATAGGAAAATACCTAACAAATAAGATTAGTCACTTACAAAATGATTTCATTAATGATAAAAATAGAAGTGATTGTAATAAGGAATTAGATGTATTGGATCAAATGTACTATTATAAATTTAATTTTGAACAAATAAATAAATCTAAAGAAAAGATAAAAAAATATAGTGATTCAAGAAAAGCTTTTAAAAATGGTATTAAGCTTGAGAAAAATAAAAATTATTTTTATGCGTTAGAACAATTTAATAATGTTATTAAGGATGATACAAACTATAGTGAAGCTCAAAATCATATGAAAGATATTTTATTAAAAGCAAAAGAGGACATGCTAAAGAAATCGGAAGAGTATTTATTATCAAAGGTAAATAAATGTAAAGATAAAGTTAGTGAGGATGTTACATATATGCCTAAACCTTATGGAGAATTAATTGATATTGGAGAGGGGAGCGTTATATTCTATCCTTATCTGAGAGGAGAAGTTGGAATTGATGTATTAAAATTAATTGCAGGATTTAATAGATCAGAGTGGGTATTTACAAAAAATATTAAATGTAACGCAGATGGAGAAATTTTTGATCTAAAATTTGATTATTTTGATAGAAAATCAAATGTTGGATTCGGAACGGGAATATATGAGTGGATTGAAATACCTGTTCTTGAAGATACCATACTTAGTGATTATAATACTAATTTAAATATGATTGATAATTTAAAAAAACTAGGAAAGGCTAAAAAAGCGTTGATAAGATTTGAAGGAGATACTCAGTTTTTAGATTATGAACTTACAAGTAATCAAAAAAATACTCTTCTAGAGGTTATAGAGTTACATGAGATTTGTAAGGGATAA
- the dut gene encoding dUTP diphosphatase has protein sequence MKLLVEKTNEKAIIPFQAHEGDAGMDLFSVEEITLKPMERKLIHTGIKIQLPKDTEAQIRPRSGLALKHGITVLNTPGTIDEGYRGEIGIILINLGSEEFKVEEGMKIAQMVIKPTLTLKVEEVVELTETTRGENGFGSTGV, from the coding sequence ATGAAACTTTTAGTAGAAAAAACTAATGAGAAAGCTATAATACCATTTCAAGCCCATGAAGGAGATGCTGGAATGGATTTATTTTCTGTAGAGGAGATAACTTTAAAGCCAATGGAAAGAAAACTTATACATACAGGAATTAAAATTCAATTACCTAAAGATACAGAAGCACAAATTAGACCAAGAAGTGGGTTAGCATTAAAACATGGTATTACTGTTTTAAATACTCCAGGAACTATAGATGAAGGATACAGGGGAGAAATAGGTATAATATTAATAAATCTTGGTAGTGAAGAATTTAAAGTAGAAGAAGGAATGAAAATAGCACAAATGGTTATAAAACCAACATTAACTTTAAAAGTAGAAGAAGTTGTTGAGCTGACAGAAACAACTAGAGGTGAGAATGGATTTGGCTCTACTGGGGTTTAG
- a CDS encoding Nif3-like dinuclear metal center hexameric protein, translating into MSLKVVDFKNIVEEFAPVKLKLSYDNVGLMVGELNNEIGNILVTLDCTLDVIEEAKAKNCNFIFAHHPLLYKKPSSITSETLVGRKILELIKNNISLYSAHTNLDSVKDGINDTVMKLLKIKNCKTIEFSEGKDEDDDVSGLGRVGTLESPITVKEMCNRVKEVLNTPFVRYIGEDSKEIKTIAVINGSGQDYFNRARNMGAECIITGDTTYHVISDYNEDGVVVIDGGHFPTEWIAFKDICVRLQEKIKEAGFENKIIFSEVIKDPYKIG; encoded by the coding sequence ATGTCTTTAAAAGTAGTTGATTTTAAAAATATAGTAGAAGAATTTGCTCCTGTTAAGTTAAAGTTAAGTTATGATAATGTTGGACTTATGGTAGGAGAACTTAATAATGAAATAGGTAATATTCTTGTAACTTTAGATTGTACATTAGATGTTATAGAAGAAGCTAAAGCAAAAAACTGTAATTTTATTTTTGCTCATCATCCATTATTATATAAAAAACCATCATCTATTACGTCTGAAACATTAGTTGGAAGAAAAATATTAGAACTTATAAAAAACAATATAAGTCTATATTCTGCACATACTAATTTAGATTCAGTTAAAGATGGAATAAATGATACAGTTATGAAATTACTAAAGATTAAAAACTGCAAGACTATAGAGTTTTCAGAAGGAAAAGACGAAGATGATGATGTAAGTGGATTAGGTAGAGTAGGTACTTTAGAAAGTCCTATAACAGTAAAAGAAATGTGTAATAGAGTAAAGGAAGTTTTAAACACACCTTTTGTAAGATACATAGGAGAAGATTCTAAAGAAATAAAAACAATTGCAGTTATAAATGGTAGTGGACAGGATTATTTTAATAGAGCTAGAAACATGGGAGCAGAGTGTATAATTACAGGGGATACTACTTACCATGTTATAAGTGATTATAATGAAGATGGAGTGGTAGTTATTGATGGAGGACACTTCCCAACAGAATGGATAGCTTTTAAGGATATCTGTGTAAGACTACAAGAAAAAATTAAAGAAGCGGGATTTGAAAATAAAATAATATTTTCAGAAGTTATTAAAGATCCTTATAAAATAGGATAA
- a CDS encoding TetR/AcrR family transcriptional regulator — MQEPTRRQIQAMNTKKKIYDIATQLMKKKGYDNVTIQEICKNAGVSVGTFYHYFESKNEIFTELYKIADDFFYDTIKERLFSENTIDKIIEYFNYYAEYNEKMGIDMMKQLYNSNNKMFITKGRHMQTILDAIIEEGQEKNEVKNSMTSQQITRFIFVLMRGVVYDWCLHDGEYNLKEEMGSILKQIINTIKP, encoded by the coding sequence ATGCAAGAACCTACAAGAAGGCAGATTCAGGCAATGAATACAAAGAAAAAAATATATGATATCGCAACACAACTTATGAAGAAAAAGGGATATGATAATGTTACTATTCAAGAGATTTGTAAAAATGCAGGAGTATCGGTAGGTACTTTTTATCATTACTTTGAATCTAAGAATGAAATTTTTACGGAACTTTATAAAATAGCGGATGACTTTTTTTATGATACCATTAAAGAAAGACTTTTTAGTGAAAATACCATAGATAAAATAATAGAATATTTTAATTACTATGCAGAATACAATGAAAAAATGGGAATTGATATGATGAAACAATTGTATAATTCTAATAATAAGATGTTTATTACTAAAGGAAGACATATGCAGACGATATTAGATGCCATAATAGAAGAGGGACAAGAAAAGAATGAAGTAAAAAATAGCATGACATCACAACAAATTACAAGATTTATATTTGTTTTAATGAGAGGTGTTGTATACGACTGGTGCTTACATGATGGAGAGTACAATCTTAAAGAAGAAATGGGATCGATATTAAAACAAATCATAAACACAATTAAACCCTAA
- a CDS encoding tRNA (adenine(22)-N(1))-methyltransferase yields the protein MNISLRLKTIGLLVDKCESISDIGTDHAYLPIYLIKNGVCNAAIASDINKGPVEKAKSNIRREGLSDKITCRLGGGLTTINPNEVNGAIIAGMGGNLIRDIIEESKDVFKSLDYCILQPVQNPDILRKYIYESGYDVLDEELCFDEGKYYEIIKVRFNNNPKKLDDIYYEIGEKLIDKKHPLVKEYINFKIDKYKNIVKYIKDDTELAKERKMELKQNIKKLEELIKCL from the coding sequence ATGAATATAAGCTTAAGATTAAAAACTATCGGACTATTAGTAGATAAATGTGAGAGTATTTCGGATATAGGTACAGATCATGCATATCTTCCTATATATTTAATAAAAAATGGAGTTTGTAATGCTGCTATTGCATCAGATATAAATAAAGGACCAGTAGAAAAGGCAAAATCTAATATAAGAAGAGAAGGATTAAGTGATAAGATAACTTGTAGACTTGGTGGAGGTCTTACTACCATAAATCCTAATGAAGTTAATGGTGCAATAATTGCGGGAATGGGCGGAAATTTAATAAGAGATATAATTGAAGAGAGCAAAGATGTGTTTAAGTCACTGGATTATTGTATACTTCAACCAGTTCAAAATCCGGATATATTAAGAAAGTATATATATGAGAGTGGATATGATGTTTTAGATGAAGAATTATGTTTTGATGAAGGAAAATATTATGAGATTATAAAAGTAAGATTTAACAATAATCCTAAAAAATTAGACGATATATACTATGAAATAGGGGAAAAATTAATAGATAAAAAACATCCTTTAGTTAAGGAATACATTAATTTTAAAATAGATAAATATAAAAATATTGTTAAATACATTAAGGATGATACTGAACTTGCCAAAGAAAGAAAAATGGAATTAAAACAAAACATTAAAAAATTGGAGGAATTAATTAAATGTCTTTAA
- a CDS encoding FAD-dependent oxidoreductase, which yields MNKKYSNLFEPIKIGNVEIKNRFAMAPMGPAGLCSEDGSFNEKGIDYYVERAKGGTGLIITGVTYVENDIEKCAMPSMPCPTLNPSSFIKSAKVLTERVHAYNSKIFLQLTAGFGRVSIPGIVGDITPIAPSPIPHKWLPEITCRPLTIEEIETYIRKFGESAAIAKEAGFDGVEVHAVHEGYLLDQFTMTLFNKRTDKYGGSLENRLRFPIEILKEIKEKCGQDFPVSLRYSVKSYVKGLNDGALPGEEFEEKGRDLNEGLKAAKILEEAGYDAFNSDAGTYDSWYWNHPPMYFKKGMYLSLNEKLKQVLKVPVITAGRMDNPDLASNAISQNKTDMIALGRPLLADAYIPEKIKQDKLENIRPCLSCHDGCMGRLALGGGLSCAVNPATGREKEFQLQPATKIKNVLIIGGGVAGCEAARVCAIRGHKVSLYEKTDKLGGNIIPGGVPDFKEDDRALVQWYYNELKQNNVDIHFNTTVTEELISKLNCDVIIIATGSKPRILKLDGDMDKVYTAQDVLLNTKEPGDSTVILGGGLVGCETALWLIKQGKKVTIIEALDDILASGPAICHANSQMLKDLLKFHKVDIRTNSLVSKVTDEGIIIKENNNEASIPCDSVILAVGYTSEKDLYEKLKFNNKEMYLLGDARQVQNIMTAIWDAFEVARNI from the coding sequence ATGAATAAGAAATATTCAAATTTATTTGAGCCAATAAAAATTGGTAATGTAGAAATTAAGAACAGATTTGCAATGGCACCTATGGGTCCTGCTGGATTATGTTCTGAAGATGGTAGTTTTAATGAAAAAGGAATTGATTACTATGTTGAAAGAGCTAAAGGTGGCACTGGATTAATAATAACTGGTGTTACTTATGTTGAAAATGACATAGAAAAGTGCGCTATGCCCTCTATGCCTTGTCCAACACTTAATCCTAGTAGCTTCATAAAATCTGCAAAAGTGCTAACTGAAAGAGTTCACGCTTACAATTCAAAAATCTTTCTTCAATTAACAGCAGGTTTTGGACGTGTTAGTATTCCTGGTATAGTTGGAGATATTACTCCAATTGCCCCATCCCCTATTCCTCATAAATGGCTTCCTGAAATAACATGTAGACCACTTACTATAGAAGAAATTGAAACTTATATAAGAAAATTTGGTGAATCTGCAGCTATCGCAAAAGAAGCTGGCTTTGATGGAGTTGAAGTACATGCTGTTCATGAAGGCTATCTTCTTGATCAATTTACTATGACTCTATTTAATAAAAGAACAGATAAATACGGTGGTTCCTTAGAAAATAGACTTAGATTCCCAATAGAAATTTTAAAAGAAATCAAAGAAAAATGTGGACAAGATTTCCCAGTATCTCTTCGTTATAGTGTTAAAAGCTATGTAAAAGGATTAAATGACGGTGCTTTACCTGGAGAAGAATTCGAAGAAAAAGGTCGTGATCTTAATGAAGGACTTAAAGCCGCTAAAATCTTAGAAGAAGCTGGATATGATGCCTTCAACTCAGATGCTGGTACTTATGACTCTTGGTATTGGAATCATCCACCTATGTACTTTAAAAAAGGAATGTACCTTTCATTAAATGAAAAATTAAAACAAGTATTAAAAGTTCCAGTAATTACTGCTGGAAGAATGGATAATCCAGACTTAGCAAGTAATGCTATATCTCAAAACAAAACAGATATGATAGCTTTAGGTAGACCACTTTTAGCAGATGCTTATATCCCAGAAAAAATAAAACAAGACAAACTTGAAAATATTCGTCCTTGTTTATCTTGTCATGATGGATGTATGGGAAGACTTGCATTAGGTGGAGGCCTTTCTTGTGCTGTAAATCCAGCTACAGGAAGAGAAAAAGAATTCCAGCTACAACCTGCTACTAAAATTAAAAATGTACTTATTATAGGTGGTGGTGTTGCCGGATGTGAAGCTGCTAGAGTTTGTGCTATAAGAGGTCATAAAGTTTCCTTATATGAAAAAACAGACAAGCTAGGCGGAAATATTATTCCTGGTGGAGTTCCAGACTTTAAAGAAGATGACAGAGCCCTTGTTCAATGGTATTACAATGAATTAAAACAAAATAATGTTGATATTCATTTTAATACTACAGTTACAGAAGAACTAATTAGCAAATTAAACTGTGATGTTATAATTATTGCTACAGGTTCAAAACCTAGAATATTAAAACTAGATGGTGATATGGACAAAGTTTATACTGCCCAAGATGTTTTATTAAACACTAAAGAACCAGGAGATTCAACAGTTATACTCGGCGGTGGACTTGTAGGATGTGAAACTGCTCTTTGGCTTATAAAACAAGGTAAAAAAGTTACAATTATTGAAGCTCTTGATGATATACTTGCTTCAGGACCAGCAATATGTCATGCAAATAGCCAAATGCTAAAAGATCTTTTAAAGTTCCATAAAGTTGATATAAGAACTAATTCTTTAGTGTCAAAAGTAACTGATGAAGGTATTATAATAAAAGAAAATAACAATGAAGCTTCTATCCCTTGTGATTCTGTTATCTTAGCTGTTGGATATACTTCTGAAAAAGACTTATATGAAAAATTAAAATTTAATAATAAAGAAATGTATCTATTGGGAGATGCAAGACAAGTACAAAATATTATGACAGCCATATGGGATGCATTTGAAGTAGCAAGAAACATATAA
- a CDS encoding DUF5412 family protein, translated as MNTFKFIVISSLLALLCCILTSCNNICGNKLLKQITTSDNKYTAIAFIRDAGATTAFSPQVSLFKVGHNLTDSDTGNIFIGNNSDFIDIEWKNENTLIIKHKCPKEEIHKKETKLKNINIEYIKLDDNN; from the coding sequence ATGAATACTTTTAAATTTATTGTAATTAGCTCACTTTTAGCTTTACTATGTTGCATATTAACTTCATGTAATAATATATGTGGAAATAAATTACTAAAACAAATTACCACTTCTGATAATAAATATACTGCAATAGCTTTTATCAGAGATGCTGGTGCTACCACTGCATTTAGTCCACAAGTTTCATTATTTAAAGTTGGACACAACTTAACTGATTCGGATACAGGAAATATTTTTATAGGAAATAACTCTGATTTTATAGATATAGAATGGAAAAATGAAAACACTTTGATTATAAAACACAAATGTCCAAAAGAAGAAATACATAAAAAAGAAACTAAACTTAAAAATATTAATATTGAATACATAAAACTTGATGATAATAACTAA